A stretch of the Aminipila terrae genome encodes the following:
- a CDS encoding APC family permease produces the protein MANNSKKLSWVAGLSISLGVPMLILPSIVYFTDYMWAFSIVVWGISILQGFVQNLAYAEMAVDFPDASGLPGYSQKILGSGESKLARFIGGFSAWSYWFGWGPIPAIFILSIVEFLTGYFNQLNDIPQPVLFLLVGTIVLFGLFITDRKGLENSAMAGYVLNIISLLPLVVLAVIPFISGSADLSNITNNWIPPDFTLDFKHIILLFGIFGMAEWSACAWETAAVYGPEYRNPKKDVLKAICSCGIVCLVVYILVQMSCIAVLGVDGVMNATQPPMLLLAKYSFGRVGVILSIIAIIVAMVSVIQTAFLGASHAMHSMAIERNLPAILGHENKYGTPQNAMIVLIILDYGLLFLGKPSAIVAASAIGYSIANGLGMYSYVKYKKEKNKALNKTDGVNLPRIWCWIGLIFAIIDVPLYIIGLIYINSLDAGWSSTIVAVVILLLYIPLYIYSTYERKHSVVKSQVVSAVHVNDNHN, from the coding sequence GTGGCAAATAATTCGAAAAAACTAAGCTGGGTTGCAGGCCTGTCAATATCACTGGGCGTTCCAATGTTAATATTGCCGTCAATAGTGTATTTTACTGATTATATGTGGGCTTTTTCCATCGTTGTATGGGGAATTTCCATCTTACAGGGTTTTGTTCAAAATCTTGCATATGCAGAAATGGCGGTAGATTTTCCAGATGCATCGGGTCTGCCGGGTTATTCACAAAAAATCCTGGGATCCGGGGAAAGTAAGCTGGCAAGATTTATAGGGGGGTTCAGCGCGTGGAGCTATTGGTTTGGCTGGGGGCCCATACCGGCTATATTTATATTATCAATTGTTGAATTCTTAACCGGGTATTTCAATCAATTAAATGATATACCACAACCAGTATTATTCCTGTTAGTAGGCACCATTGTTTTATTCGGTCTTTTTATAACGGACAGAAAGGGTTTGGAAAACAGTGCAATGGCAGGATATGTGTTAAATATTATTTCACTTTTGCCTTTAGTTGTTTTGGCTGTTATACCTTTTATCTCAGGTAGTGCAGATCTATCTAACATTACTAATAACTGGATACCACCGGATTTCACTCTTGATTTCAAACATATAATATTATTATTTGGTATATTTGGTATGGCAGAGTGGAGTGCCTGTGCATGGGAAACAGCAGCAGTATATGGGCCTGAATACAGAAATCCAAAGAAAGATGTGCTCAAAGCAATCTGCAGCTGTGGAATCGTGTGCCTGGTAGTCTATATTCTGGTCCAGATGTCGTGTATTGCTGTGCTTGGGGTAGATGGTGTCATGAATGCTACACAACCTCCTATGCTTTTACTGGCAAAATACAGTTTTGGACGGGTAGGAGTGATTTTAAGTATTATAGCAATTATAGTTGCTATGGTTTCAGTTATTCAGACTGCCTTTTTGGGAGCTTCTCATGCTATGCATTCTATGGCCATAGAGAGAAATCTTCCTGCAATTCTGGGACACGAAAACAAGTATGGTACACCACAGAATGCTATGATTGTTCTTATTATTTTAGATTATGGATTGCTATTTCTGGGTAAACCATCGGCTATTGTGGCAGCATCTGCCATTGGATACTCCATTGCAAATGGATTAGGTATGTATTCATATGTTAAGTATAAAAAAGAAAAGAATAAGGCTCTGAACAAAACAGACGGTGTTAATCTTCCACGTATCTGGTGCTGGATTGGATTAATATTTGCGATTATCGATGTACCACTATACATAATCGGACTTATTTATATTAACAGCCTTGATGCAGGATGGAGTTCAACCATAGTAGCAGTTGTTATTTTACTTTTGTATATACCACTTTACATCTATTCTACCTATGAAAGAAAGCACAGCGTCGTTAAGTCGCAGGTAGTAAGTGCCGTACACGTAAACGACAATCATAACTGA
- a CDS encoding response regulator, with protein MAVKDRSDRTNIKELLTSEGYVVDADSDNAIEAILECEKEVPDILLIDLDLPLLDGIRTIHYITEHKLAGLSL; from the coding sequence TTGGCTGTAAAAGATCGTTCAGACAGGACTAATATCAAAGAATTGCTTACTTCAGAAGGATACGTGGTAGATGCAGATAGTGATAATGCAATAGAGGCAATATTAGAATGTGAAAAAGAAGTTCCTGATATATTACTAATTGACTTGGATTTACCGCTTTTAGACGGTATACGGACAATTCATTATATAACTGAACATAAACTGGCCGGGTTATCATTGTAA
- the eutM gene encoding ethanolamine utilization microcompartment protein EutM — translation MKYDALGMIETKGLVGSIEAADAMVKAANVTLIGKEFVGGGLVTVMVRGDVGAVKAATDAGAAAAQRVGELISVHVIPRPHAEVETILPTVKEK, via the coding sequence ATGAAATATGATGCATTAGGTATGATCGAAACAAAGGGTTTAGTTGGTTCAATTGAAGCTGCAGATGCTATGGTAAAGGCAGCAAACGTAACATTAATCGGAAAAGAATTCGTAGGTGGCGGACTTGTAACTGTAATGGTAAGAGGAGATGTAGGAGCAGTAAAGGCTGCTACAGATGCAGGTGCAGCAGCAGCTCAGAGAGTTGGCGAATTAATTTCAGTACATGTAATCCCAAGACCACATGCTGAAGTTGAAACTATTCTTCCAACTGTAAAGGAAAAATAG
- a CDS encoding ANTAR domain-containing response regulator, whose amino-acid sequence MAIHQLKTVVIADDDNQIRNSLKEFFKGTMYQVVAEAPNGLEIVEKCKEYTPDIAIIDIQMPIMDGIKVTEIISQEKTAKCIIMLTSFDDKEYIDRAIMAGASGYLTKPVEFGLIIPTIEVCLAKSKDCYLLNKDIQKMKKRRDTRDVIDKAKLVVMENKNVSEDKAYEIIRELSRRKQISMEHVAHYLLVGQRRSNERY is encoded by the coding sequence ATGGCTATCCATCAGCTTAAAACAGTTGTTATCGCAGATGATGATAATCAAATCAGAAATTCATTAAAAGAATTTTTTAAAGGGACTATGTACCAGGTTGTGGCAGAAGCCCCAAATGGATTGGAAATCGTGGAGAAATGTAAAGAATACACTCCTGATATCGCCATAATTGATATTCAGATGCCAATTATGGATGGGATTAAAGTAACTGAGATTATTTCACAGGAAAAGACTGCAAAATGCATTATAATGTTAACTTCTTTTGATGACAAGGAATATATAGACCGGGCTATTATGGCTGGAGCATCAGGTTATCTGACTAAACCTGTTGAATTTGGTTTGATTATTCCAACAATTGAGGTGTGTTTAGCCAAAAGTAAAGACTGCTATCTGCTAAATAAAGATATCCAGAAGATGAAAAAAAGAAGAGATACCAGGGATGTCATTGATAAAGCAAAACTGGTAGTTATGGAAAATAAAAATGTTTCTGAAGACAAAGCTTATGAAATAATCAGGGAATTGAGCAGACGTAAACAAATTTCTATGGAGCATGTGGCGCATTACTTATTAGTTGGTCAGAGGCGTAGCAATGAACGATATTAA
- a CDS encoding ANTAR domain-containing protein produces the protein MALARNERKLKLQSQYEEMEKEFYNNRSINFATHVLMDEYNMTEEEVLEYLSKLSLDSDKEISEIANIICALCEGKEKKL, from the coding sequence ATGGCACTGGCAAGAAATGAACGAAAGTTGAAGCTACAAAGCCAATACGAAGAAATGGAAAAAGAATTCTATAACAACCGTTCCATTAATTTTGCCACACATGTACTCATGGACGAATACAATATGACAGAAGAGGAAGTACTGGAATACTTAAGCAAATTAAGTTTGGACAGCGATAAAGAAATATCAGAAATTGCAAACATAATTTGTGCATTGTGTGAAGGGAAAGAAAAGAAGTTGTAA